DNA sequence from the Leuconostoc lactis genome:
GCAATGGTGAGATAGCTGAATGGATAAATAATTGTGAAATTTGACCAGAAATACCGCCATCAATCAAAATCTGTTTAAAGGCTGCGCCACCACCAATAATCAAAAGTAACATCGCAATTGACTTGATGGCTTCTTCAACCGTGGCCATCATATCCGGTGTTTTACGCCCTTGATGCCACCCCATTGCCCACATCGCAAACACCAAAGAGATAATCATCGCTGCGACCGGATTACCAATCATGGTGATAAATGCCGCCATACCCGTTGGATTTTTAAAAGGCTGGCCATCATTGTAAACAATCGTGTATGTTGTTGTGATCCCCATTAACAAAACTGGGAACAATGATGTCAACACAGAAATACCAAAGCTGGGTGTTTCTGACAAAACAAATTGCTTTTCTTTACCAAAAGCGGTCAATTGTCGCTTAATCACAAAGGCATCTGGCGCAAATTTTTGGGCCAACTTAGTAAATAGTGGCCCAGCGATAATCGCCGCTGGTACCGCAACAATTAAGCCGTAAACCAATACGGTCCCAGGGTTAGCACCCAATGCACCAGAAATCGCCGTTGGCGCTGGATGCGGTGGCAAGAAACCATGTGTGACTGACAAAGCTGCCGCCATTGGAATACCGAGATAAAGCAATGGAACGGCAGCTTCCAGCGCAATTGCAAAGACGATTGGAATCAACAAGACCATCCCAACTTCAAAGAAGAGCGCAATTCCAATAATAAAGGCCGCAACCATGATGGCCAATTGGACACGTTGCTTACCAAATTTATCAATTAACGTATGGGCAATCCGATAAGCCCCACCAGCATCAGCGACTAAACGGCCTAAAATAGCCCCAAATCCAAAAACAATCGCCAACTCACCTAAGGATGAGCCAATCCCATTTTGAATTGACACGGGGATCTGTTGGAGTTTCATCCCCAATCCCAGGCCAACAACACTCGCCGTTAAAATCAACGCAATAAATGTGTTGATTTTAAACTTAATAATGAGTAACAAGAGGAATAAAATTCCAAGGGCCAAGACAACGAAAGACATCATAATGCTTTCTCCATTCTATGTTCAACACTGTGCCAGAACTTATTTTGAATAACCGCAACCTGTTTTCAGTTGGTTTTCTGTATACTCATTACAAGGGTGTAAGTGCCTTTTATTTTATTGTAAACGCTTTCAACAAAATATATTCTATCACAGTCTGTTATAAAAAACTACTCTCTCGGCTGACATTTAATACTTCGCTGATTTTACAGACTTATTTAACTGTAACTTAATCTAAAAGTGTATAATAGAATGTGTTGATAATTTTTCATCTAAAATTAAGGAGAAACACATCATGCGTAAGTATATCGCAGAATTCCTCGGCACATTTATCTTAGTGGCTGTTGGAACTGGTAGCATTGTTTATTCAGCTGCTACAGCACCATCACCACTCACCATTGCCCTAGCCTTTGGTTTAGCGCTAACTGGTGGTATTTATGCCTTTGCACAAATTTCTGGTGCCCACTTTAACCCAGCCGTTTCATTAGCAATGGCCATTCAAAAGCGCCTCTCATGGCTTGAATTTGTTGGTTATGTAATTGCGCAATTGCTTGGTGCTTTGGTGGCTTCACTTGCCGTTTACGGTGGTGTGTCAGCCTACTTAAAGTCAGCTACGGTAACCCAAGCTTTGTCAGGCCAAAAGATGACTGTGCAACAATTCGTTGACATTGCCGGTTTGGGACAAACAAACTTTACCAATGGTCAAGCCTTGACAGCCTTCATGTTCGAATTAGTATTGACATTCTTATTCATCCTTGTGATTTTGATTGTCACAAAGTCAGCTAGCGTACCAGCACCACTTGTGATTGGTATTTTGTTGGCAGCCTTCATTATTGTCGCATTGCCAATTACTGGTGGTGCCCTTAACCCAGCACGTGCCTTGTCACCCGTTATCTTTGTTAAGGGTAACGCCCTTGGCCACGTTTGGGTCTATGTTGTCGCTGATCTTCTTGGTGGTGTATTAGCAGCCTTTGCCGCTAACTACCTCAACAAAGACGTTGACACAGCCGCTTAAATCAACAATATAAAAAGCAGCGCTTAAAGCGCTGCTTTTTATATTGTTCTTAATTGTCTCGGAAAATCTGATGGGATAGCCCCACTAATCGTTACCGTCCCCCCATCAAAAGGTAATGGCACGATAACCGTCGCCGCATGTAACATCATGCGTGTGCCAGGTTGTTCAGGGTGATAGAGTGGATCACCGATAATTGGATGCCCAATGCTTGCCAGATGGACCCGTATTTGATGCATCCGCCCAGTATCTAATTGCACCCGCAGCAACGAATTTTGATAAACGGTATGCATGCGTGCCCAATGTGTTCTGGCAGATTGCGCGGCGAGACCGTTGATCACCCGTCGCCGTTCATCTTGTGGATCAACCCCGATCGGTGTCGTAATCTCACCCGCTGACTCCGCAACAGCACCTTGTACCCAAGCCAAATACGTCCGTTTAATCGCTTTTTGGGCGAGTAACCGATTGAGAATCGGCACGACCACAGGATTTTTAGCCACAATCACGGCACCCGATGTATCACGATCAATCCGATGCACCATATAGGGCCGTGCGGGCTGACCCGCACTCATGAGATGACGTGCTTGGAAATCTGCCGCCAAATAATTCAGCAACGTATCCGCTTCATGTGGCGCATGTGGATGCATTTTCATGCCGGCAGGTTTATCGACCACGACGAAATCATCATTTTCAAAAATAATCGGCACCGTTTCTTGTGCATTCGGGGTATAATGCGATTCACTGGTCCGAAAATCCGCCGCATCAAATATTAATGCAAGTTGATCATCTGCTTGAAACACATAATTAGTGGCCACCGCTTGACCATTGACGTGAATATGCTGCTTTTGCCGCAAAGCGCCACGTAACCGTTGCGGTATCAACCAGGCTTTTAATGTATCTTTCACTGACTGTCCAACGCGTACCGTCGGTACTGTCATGCGATAAATCCAAGTTGTCATACCTTATCGTCCGTTTGTTGATCTACTGTGTCAGCCGCGACCAGATGATAGACAACTTTCCCACTATCATCTAATGATACATATAATAATTGCGTTTCCTCGGCATCAAAAAATCCCAGATTGACCATGTATTTGCCTTGGTGCGTCTCTAATCCTTGGAAAGCTTTTTTCATAATATGTTGAATCACGCCAACATTTTCAATTTGTTCATTAGCGGCCCGTACCGCCTCATGTAACGACTCGCCATCATCTAAGTGTTGCTTGATGATTGTCACCTTAACGTAGGCTGGAAAGCCGTATAGTCGCGATTCTTGCTCATCGCCTCGCGCAATAGCTGATACATACCCCTGCTTTTCCCAATAGCGCAATTGTCGTGTCGACACGCCCGTCATCCGTGCCAGTTCACCAATTCGGAACTGTAAATTATCAAAGGTTGGTTTCTTAAATTTCCCGATATGCTTCGCATGAGATTCTTCAGTCATGATATTTGCCTCTAAGAGTATTATATTCTTGTCAACTTAGTTGTCAAATTTTTGCTGAAAGACGGCTTCCCACTGCGCCAAAATTGGCGCAATTTTAAAGTCTTCAACGCGTTGTAAACTTTTTTGGGCATATACTGCACGTTGATCCACATCTTGTAACAAGGGTTCAATCGCAGTATATAATGCATCCACATCAGCATTAGGCGTTAAAATCCCATGCGCGCCTTCAGCTAATACTTCCGCAGAACCAGTATTGTGCATTGCTGCAATCGGCAGGCCAAAACTCATCGCCTCTGCCAATACCAATGGGAGCCCTTCCCAACGTGACGTCTGAACAAACAAACTTGCTTGACGATAATGTTCACGCAAGGCATCATCTTTCAATGGCCCACGATAAATGATTTTATCCGCAACTTGATACTGATCAATCAGCGCTTCAAATGTCGCCATATCCTCGGCTGAGCCACCACCAGCAATCGCTAATTGCCAATCGGCTGGTAATTTGTCAGCGAGTTTCACCGCAAAATCAATCCCTTTATGCTGAATCGCAATTCTTGCCGTGAAGGCGATCACTTTCTGATTCAGATCAGCTTGCCCACTGGGCGTAATCGTCAAGGGGTTCCAAATTTTTACCGTCCGGTTATAAGCGGAAAATCCTGCTAAATCAGAATCCGTTAACGCAACAATGACATCCAAAGCCCGTAAGCCTGCATTAAATTCATCCTGCATCGCCGCGTAATATTGCGTTTGATAGGTTGTCACATTATTGTGCATCCAACCAATCAATTGTGTATTGGGCAACGTTAATTGTGCCGCAAAACTTGATAATAAGCCCCCTGCCAAAATAACGACATCAAACTGGCGCGCAACTGCTTCAAATTCACGAATTTGTTGCGCAAAACGTTCAAAAGGTTGCGCATCATTATCTAGGTTCACCGGTGTCTCACTCACTAATAACGGCGCCGCCAATGTATAAAAAGGTGGCATATCAGAAAAACTGTAATAGGTGACATCATGGGTTGCTGCTAAGGCATTCCCTACAACAGTTGTTGCCCGTTTCATGCCACCCAAACCAATATTTTCTAAACCAATTAAAATCTTCATCCTATGCCTCCCAATTAACATCATTTCTATTGTATCAAAAAAAGCCCGTTGCGTTGTTGTATCGCAATCCGTGGCTTTTTTATTTGATGTTATTCACTTTGACTCCAGTCATCAGCATTACGTGGCATTAGGCGCGTCGAATCCGTTTTTTCATCGTGTATTTCTGGCGCGTCAGTCACATATTGACTCAAAGTTGATTTATTGCCATTTTTCGCAAACAAGCTCTTTGAAGCTTTGCCTAATGTCTTGTTTTGTTCTTGTAGACGTTTAATTGTCGCACGCTTACTATAGTCAAACTTGTTAGCATCAACTGATTTAAAGCCTTCTGGCGTGTAGAATCGTAGCAGGTTCTTCTGGTTAAGACTATCTGACATATCTAATTTTTCATTAACCGCTGCTTGAATACCGTCCAACGTTTTTTGCAATTCTGGCGTTGGTTCTGTAATCATTTGGTTGGTCTGCACATTCCAGTAACGCCCAGCAAGACTCGCAAACTGTGGCGTGATCCAATCTTTGTTTCTAAATGCCACAATTTGTTCATGTTGTTTACTCAATAAGTCTTGGCCAAATTGAATATAACGCTGCGTCGTAATGCCGAGTAAATGTTCAAGGGTTGGCGCCACATCGATTTCCCCACCAAAGGTATGGTCAATATAACCATCCGTCATGCCTGGCACATGGATCATGAATGGGACGCGCTGTAAATTCGCATTGTCCAAGTCACTCCACTGGCTTTCATCTTTGCCCAAAATTGGCGCTAAATATTTTGCATCCGTATTTGAGATGCCATAATGATCCCCATACAAAACAACCGCAGTATTGTCATACAAGCCTGACTTCTTCAGGTAATCAAAGAACTCCTTCACCGACTGGTCCAAATAGTGATTGGTGATAAAGTAGTTATCGATAATTTTAGATCCACTATTGGTCGTGACAAAGTTAGGATCTTGATCTTCTTTATCTAACGTGAACGGCGTGTGGTTTGTCACGGTGAGGTATTTCGCATAAAACGGTTGCTGCAACTGTTCCAAATAAGGAATCGATTCTTGGAACAACAGTTTATCTTTCAGACCCCAGGTCGTGGCCTTTTGTCCCGTCAAATCGAAATAGTCACCAGAGACCCAGTTTTGATAACCCATATGCTTGTAAACATTATTACGATTCCAGAAAGTGCCAATGTTCCCATGGAAAACCGCACTTGAATAGTTCGCCCGCTGGTTCAAAATTGCTGGCATGGCTTGGAATGTCTGATCATTACCAAGCTTTGAGAACAATGACCCTTGGGGCAACCCAAACGTCGATGTTTCCAGCATATTTTCAGCATCGGATGTTTTACCCTGCCCAACTTCGTTAAAGAAGTTATCAAAAGCCAAGGTACTTTGACTGTGATACAGACTATTCAAAAATGGCGTCACTTCTTGCCCGTTAATCTT
Encoded proteins:
- a CDS encoding gluconate:H+ symporter gives rise to the protein MMSFVVLALGILFLLLLIIKFKINTFIALILTASVVGLGLGMKLQQIPVSIQNGIGSSLGELAIVFGFGAILGRLVADAGGAYRIAHTLIDKFGKQRVQLAIMVAAFIIGIALFFEVGMVLLIPIVFAIALEAAVPLLYLGIPMAAALSVTHGFLPPHPAPTAISGALGANPGTVLVYGLIVAVPAAIIAGPLFTKLAQKFAPDAFVIKRQLTAFGKEKQFVLSETPSFGISVLTSLFPVLLMGITTTYTIVYNDGQPFKNPTGMAAFITMIGNPVAAMIISLVFAMWAMGWHQGRKTPDMMATVEEAIKSIAMLLLIIGGGAAFKQILIDGGISGQISQLFIHSAISPLLLAWIITVILRVALGSATVAALTAAGLVQPLMVASHVNPALMVLVIGAGSLAASHVNDAGFWMFKEYFDLNVKQTLLIWTVLETIIAVVGLVMVLIMSLFV
- a CDS encoding RluA family pseudouridine synthase — its product is MTTWIYRMTVPTVRVGQSVKDTLKAWLIPQRLRGALRQKQHIHVNGQAVATNYVFQADDQLALIFDAADFRTSESHYTPNAQETVPIIFENDDFVVVDKPAGMKMHPHAPHEADTLLNYLAADFQARHLMSAGQPARPYMVHRIDRDTSGAVIVAKNPVVVPILNRLLAQKAIKRTYLAWVQGAVAESAGEITTPIGVDPQDERRRVINGLAAQSARTHWARMHTVYQNSLLRVQLDTGRMHQIRVHLASIGHPIIGDPLYHPEQPGTRMMLHAATVIVPLPFDGGTVTISGAIPSDFPRQLRTI
- a CDS encoding MIP/aquaporin family protein; this encodes MRKYIAEFLGTFILVAVGTGSIVYSAATAPSPLTIALAFGLALTGGIYAFAQISGAHFNPAVSLAMAIQKRLSWLEFVGYVIAQLLGALVASLAVYGGVSAYLKSATVTQALSGQKMTVQQFVDIAGLGQTNFTNGQALTAFMFELVLTFLFILVILIVTKSASVPAPLVIGILLAAFIIVALPITGGALNPARALSPVIFVKGNALGHVWVYVVADLLGGVLAAFAANYLNKDVDTAA
- a CDS encoding glycosyltransferase yields the protein MKILIGLENIGLGGMKRATTVVGNALAATHDVTYYSFSDMPPFYTLAAPLLVSETPVNLDNDAQPFERFAQQIREFEAVARQFDVVILAGGLLSSFAAQLTLPNTQLIGWMHNNVTTYQTQYYAAMQDEFNAGLRALDVIVALTDSDLAGFSAYNRTVKIWNPLTITPSGQADLNQKVIAFTARIAIQHKGIDFAVKLADKLPADWQLAIAGGGSAEDMATFEALIDQYQVADKIIYRGPLKDDALREHYRQASLFVQTSRWEGLPLVLAEAMSFGLPIAAMHNTGSAEVLAEGAHGILTPNADVDALYTAIEPLLQDVDQRAVYAQKSLQRVEDFKIAPILAQWEAVFQQKFDN
- a CDS encoding LTA synthase family protein — its product is MKNRVKKSLKQFWQTTLAPKNWLRQLNTRRGFFTWVLTLFTLKTILAYGVDFEWLHVQDPLQVLLMLVNPIGFTMILFSLTLFIKPKQLYYGTLLILDTVLTLLLYLNVVYFREFSDFMSINTMLGYSTVNQGGKAAGAIAFGFHDILFWLDILVLLGLILARKIRLDLRPLPRFQPFKWLTVGVFVLMANLFLSDIDRPQLLTRQFDREYMVKYLGLGPFTIYDAINTYQTSQVRKSATPSEFTQVKNYVNKHYAALNPQFFGRAKGKNVIVIHLESFQQMSIDRKINGQEVTPFLNSLYHSQSTLAFDNFFNEVGQGKTSDAENMLETSTFGLPQGSLFSKLGNDQTFQAMPAILNQRANYSSAVFHGNIGTFWNRNNVYKHMGYQNWVSGDYFDLTGQKATTWGLKDKLLFQESIPYLEQLQQPFYAKYLTVTNHTPFTLDKEDQDPNFVTTNSGSKIIDNYFITNHYLDQSVKEFFDYLKKSGLYDNTAVVLYGDHYGISNTDAKYLAPILGKDESQWSDLDNANLQRVPFMIHVPGMTDGYIDHTFGGEIDVAPTLEHLLGITTQRYIQFGQDLLSKQHEQIVAFRNKDWITPQFASLAGRYWNVQTNQMITEPTPELQKTLDGIQAAVNEKLDMSDSLNQKNLLRFYTPEGFKSVDANKFDYSKRATIKRLQEQNKTLGKASKSLFAKNGNKSTLSQYVTDAPEIHDEKTDSTRLMPRNADDWSQSE
- a CDS encoding MerR family transcriptional regulator; the encoded protein is MTEESHAKHIGKFKKPTFDNLQFRIGELARMTGVSTRQLRYWEKQGYVSAIARGDEQESRLYGFPAYVKVTIIKQHLDDGESLHEAVRAANEQIENVGVIQHIMKKAFQGLETHQGKYMVNLGFFDAEETQLLYVSLDDSGKVVYHLVAADTVDQQTDDKV